The sequence GGCACTAGGAGCTCAGCCTGGACAGAGTTGGTCCGTGCCAGCTGGGCTGGTCTCAGCCTAACTGATCTAATGATATAAATACAGCTTCTCAGCTTTGGCTGGTGGCCTGGTTTTACTTGGAAATTAgggtgttgttttttgggtttttttcccaaatttcaAAATGGTAACACCACATGGTCTGATTGCCTCTGCTTGCTGCCTGGGCAGGAGCTCTGTTCCAAAGCTGAATGGCAAGTTACTCACCTCGCTGGAGGAGAGCTGCAGCTATGCTGCAGACaaattttacagcttttctcCCAAGAGCTCACTCTCTTTTCATTCCAGTTCTTCCCAATAGCAACACCATGACTCAGTTTGTGTTAACAAAATACTAAGGAAACACTgataaatattgttttaaattcttcaggTGGGAGTCATTAAAGGGctgttaaaatattctttttgttttgcagtaattatggttttttctttctatagtCTTCAAAAAATGGTGTGTTTAAGCTCTGTGTTTCAACAGCACTGGAAGGGGCTATTGTAAATAATTAGGGTGTGTCTGCTTGATTTTTAAGAACAGTATTTATAGCAAAGTTCCTGGCTTTTAATGCACTTTTGACTCAGAATGAGATTTTGAAGATGAACCATCTCTGCTGTCCTCTCCAAGCATTACTTATAGCAGCGGTTTCTGCAGGTGggcttggggtgggggaagaaataCAAGCAGTATTTAAGGGGGAATGGGAAGCAAAACTACGTTAACACAGCACTGCGCCGAAGTAAGTGAAGGAGAAGGGAGTATGACAGCTTGAGAAAGGTAATAAACATTGAACAAATATGCTGCGTTAAGGAATTTCGAGGAGTTATTAAATTTCTCCTGAGGACTCACTATTAGCAATCAATGTATGAACAATATCACGATGAGCCtgactgtttttaatttttaattaaagctttcaCCTCGAGTACAGCACCCTTGCTGATTCCATCTCTTGCGGTCAGTTCCCAAGGTGCGTGAGGTCTCTCATACGGAACAACGAAGGCACAGTCCACTCCCAACAGCCGTGTTGCGAGGACGGCTCTGACCTGGGGTACAGTGGCAGCACAGCgtgctgccagcacagagcacactggggcacctctcctgtgcCGGCCGGAGGAAATGTCTGCAGATTCTAGGGAAAGACCCTGCAGTTTCCACTAAGATTGGCCAATTCCCATCACTCAAGCTGTTTTCTCAAACTCCATGAAACAACTTTCCTTAGAATCTGAAAAGCCAACAGAAAGCACCATGCACGATAGGTGTGTACGTACTCCAGCCAGTCAAGAACATGTGCAGACAATGCACATATGACAACTACTTTGCAAACGTATGATACAGAGGTTGAaggattgtttaaaaaaacatagCTTGAACTCACGtagatgaagaaacagaaaggttTCCTTCTAAGAATTACATCTTGGTTAAGAAATGTACCGAGAAAAGTTAAAAGTCTGTGAAGAGACGACTGGGAACACTGTTACAGCACACCAATGCCACAGCATGTACTAGACTGCACACCTCTGCATTACGTCACCTCAGCCACTTACTGCCGCGTCCTAATGCCCCCAAACATGCAAGGTACAGAAAGAGCTACTACAGAAAATCAGGTCCTTGAAGAATCtctggcagctccctgctccaaCCCAGTTCTAGTCTGTTCACAACCTGCCAGCACAGTGCAATAAGTGCAACAGGGTCCGAGTCCCATCACCAACAGCTGGCTGTACTTCAGGACTCCTCCACAGTTGTGCCATACTGTGATGGCACGAGGTGTCAGTCAGTGCTGTGATTCGGCGTTTTCAAGTTGCCTTCTTCctatttgaaaaggaagaataaactAGAGATACAAACACACTAGAGATGCCATTATAAAGCCAGGAATACCAACACAATCACATGCCCTTCAATCTTCTTAATAAATAAAGATCATGAACAACAGATATATCAGCTCACATGGAGTTTACAGCGTACTttaggctggaagggacttcttGAGGGCGTCCGTTCACTTTGCAAAACAGTTAACTTCTGTAttcaaataatacaaataaGTAAGATACTATGCTCTTTTAGGTCAATTCCACATTCTGTAACAGAACAACTGTCAAAACTAGTCTTAGTAAGAATAGCAACCTAGATTTAGAAAGAAGTCTAGTATCCCACCGAAACCCAGATGAAACCCAAGAAGCATTTCTAAAAAATTGCTACTGATCACGTGAACTCTCTGGCAGGAATTGAGATGCTGGAGAGAATAATGAAATGTGAGGGTTCCTGAATATTTTGTCACAAACACCAATTACTAAACAACAGAATAAATTATGAGGACAATAACCTGCAAATGTTGAGATGCAGTAATAAGCAGTACCACCTcgtaaaaataagttttaatatTAACAATTTGATTTCACATGACTGCatattaatctttctttttgcaaagtTCAAACAATGTTCAAGTCAAGTCCTGCATTGTTTACAAAGATGGGTTTATTCTTCTTCATTCTTCTGCATCGACTGCAGGGCTTCTGCTTTAACCCTATTTcgcttcctttttcttctcttcttcttttcagCAGAAGGCTCCTGACCCTCTTGtgttgtcttctttttcttcttcagacagctgagagggttggggCCGCCGGCCCTCTTccgttttcttcttttttcaccTTCTTGCTTCGCTagtccttctttttctttaagctgtACAATACTTTCTTTTTGGTGCTCTGGAACAAGCTGATTCATCTGCAACTTTTGAACAAATGCCAAAGATTTAGGAGAAGGTTTGTCTAGCACCATAGTGTTCTGAATAATAAAGAGGAGAGGAACGCCAGCcttctttttcactttgtttgCTAAATCCTGGTCctgtaaaattaaatactttagtCAATATTTTGGGATTAAACAGTATTTGCAATTCAAATGCATCtacttttaaatcaaaactatGAAGATAAATTACATTATGAAAAAGATAAGAAACTTAATCTAGCAGATATACCTGGCAGCGCTTCTCAGAGCAatttaaatttcaatttctCTCCTTCTGATTAGCTGTACTTCCGATGGAAAATTTATTaaggtttccttttttcaaGCATGTAGAAGCACACATgcatttttgaggaaaaaatgttcattgATATGAAGTACACCACTTCACAAGAAGCAAGACAATTCCTTCTGTAACAAGTCTTTTTAAACTCCTTGCATCTTACATAAGtatacagaattttattttaaaccattttataTATAGTGTATATAGTTTACACATACAGTCCCAATACAAGACCTAAGAAAAAAACTGCCTTTCTTATTTGTATAGGTACAGTTCTACCTTTATTCTTTACTTAAAACCTCcaaaatttcttaaaattgaAGTTATATGGTCGTTTAACacttaattttacttttcagacTGCTTTGCAACACGGTTCAGGGTAGGGGATGCACACACAAGCAATACGCAAATTAACATTCATCAGTTGTTTTCTTACATGTCAATAGGTAGTCAGTATGTTTTCCACACTTCCTGCTAAACTAAATGATATCCTTCTGTGGTAAAGAACCTAGTTGTTCAAGTAAGACAAAAGACTCCCTACTTCATAATtagcaaatatatttaagaGTAACTCCCacaagctatttaaaaaactCATAATCGAGGTTTCTGTAGGTTACCTTATCCTTAGGTATCAAAGGATCACTTCAAatgaaatggagttacatttcCCATGAGCATTTACCTGTGTGGCAATAAAGTAGTGATGAGGGTTGCCTTCTTCAATCATGGAGAGTAAACAGACCGAACCACTCACAGGATCCTTGTGGTGAGAACAGTTTCGAACTTGAAATCTTTGGGCAATTAATTTTGCTCCGTACAGTGCTTTCCCCAGTGATTCCAGCTCTTTTAGAAcacatctgaaaagcaaaagcaacgGTGATttctaaatgagaaaataatcaCATGTCTTTTACAACAGCAAAAGGCTGACATGAGCTAATTAGAAATGAGCACCTGGAGCAGACACCCACACAGGACAGCATAGCAGTCTATGTGGACACTAGCTTGGACACTCGGAAATGAACAGGAGATGAAACCTAACCCACTTCGGCCACTATTAAACGTGGACAGTGGTAGGAATGTATGGGCCTCAAATACAGGTTCAAGGATATGGCTGCATGGTGATCAATCAGAAGTGAGTAGGCTAAAAACCACTTCGGAACTTTTATTTAGTTTACACTTATCTCCAAAATAACTGCAAGAtattaaataaaactatttttctttccagagaacAAAGTTTAGCCTTTGAGGATGGTCTTTGTGGAAACTTGAGCCTGTTCTTTTTGGAAACTCTCACAGTGAGGCAGCTCACTTCCTCAGGGAAGCTCTGGGCATGCCATTGAGGTGCTACCTCACCAACTTAGCATTTTGACAGCAGAGAAAACGAGTCCATTCAGCTCCCCTAAGTGAAAACAGGTCAAAAAGACCACTAGGTATTGCTGAGAGAAGGATGCAAGAAGTGACATTTAGACATGACTGGAATACAGTTTGGATCAAAGTGATTCCCGAACCTTTCACAGGTAAGGTCAAGACTCAATACTTTCTACTGTTTAGAACTGCAGGCCAGTTCTGTATGCTTTGCAAGATGGCTCAGCGTTTAATTTTTGTAGCCTAGGGTATACATCTTCCTGATGTTTTCAGAACTTGCCTCCATGATGGGCAGTTGGCTATTCTGTCTTTGTAGTAATCCAAGTGAGGGAGATTTTATCATATGCAACATACAAAACCAAGTAAAAACAAAGGTAACTTCAAGGCCACTTAGATATTTCGTGTGCATGCTTTGCTTCCACACCTTTGTCTAGCACAGCCTTGTTCTTTCTTGAGAACAGCTACTTTGGAAACAATCCCCTACTGGCAGGCTGCAACTCCAGACAACAGCaattccctccctgccccagagaTCTGAGCTCGCCTCTGTTGGTCCCCCTTCGCCAAGAAGACGCTGGGAGCGGGAAGAGGCCCGCCCAGACGTCCCTCACACACCGGGATCACCCCTCATCCCTCAACAGTTTCTGCCGCCTTCGGAAAGGCAGGTGCTGCTGAAAGGCCCTCCTGTCCTTCTGCACGGTAACCACACCCACAgcaccaccccctccccacaacTACCGCCCTCGGCGCCAGGGcccacaccccccaccccaccgccGCATGTGCCTGAGGGGAGGGGCCGCGCGCATGCGCACTGCGGCTCGCAGGCTCCCACTACTGGACACACCCCCCGAGCATGCGCACTGCGGCTCGCTCCCCCGTGgtctcagcccccccccccccgccccggacaTGCGCAGGGGCTGCCCCGCGGCCTTACCGGGTGGTGCAGAGCTGCGTGGCGCCGTCCAGGTACCCGGGCAGCTGCTCCCGGATCTGGATCTTGTTGCGGAGCGCGGCCTGGCAGAAGGTGCCGTCCAGCAGCACCTGAAAGGGCTCGCGGAAGTGGAAGTTGTGCTTGTAGAAGCCCATGTTCTTCTTGGCGTGCTTCTGCCGCGTCACCTTCATGGCGCTaacgccgccgccgcccggaaCGGCCACCGGCTCCCCCGGAAGCTgcgccgggcccggccgctgcggcggggcgggggcggggcctgggcctgccGCGGCTTCCCGCCCCGGGGGCCTGGGGCAGCTGAGGCCTGGGGGAGCGTGCGGCAGTGCGGGCGGCTCCCTGGCCGGCTAGGGCCGCGGTTACGGGCCCGCCGAGGGCACGGCGCGGCACTGCCCGGGCCTGGCTCCCCTCTGCCTCAtcgggccgcggcggggggcgggcggtGCCTGCGGTGCGTGGCCGTGGGGAGCCGGCTGTGCTGCCTGCCCGCCGAGCGTGGGGCCTGCGAGGCGGCCTGCTCTCGGCTGGTACCCACACGGATTGCCTGGAAACGGGCTTGCTAGCTGTGCGGTGCGGTGTGGTGCTGTGCT comes from Grus americana isolate bGruAme1 chromosome 2, bGruAme1.mat, whole genome shotgun sequence and encodes:
- the UTP23 gene encoding rRNA-processing protein UTP23 homolog; protein product: MKVTRQKHAKKNMGFYKHNFHFREPFQVLLDGTFCQAALRNKIQIREQLPGYLDGATQLCTTRCVLKELESLGKALYGAKLIAQRFQVRNCSHHKDPVSGSVCLLSMIEEGNPHHYFIATQDQDLANKVKKKAGVPLLFIIQNTMVLDKPSPKSLAFVQKLQMNQLVPEHQKESIVQLKEKEGLAKQEGEKRRKRKRAGGPNPLSCLKKKKKTTQEGQEPSAEKKKRRKRKRNRVKAEALQSMQKNEEE